The stretch of DNA TTTGGGAGGagcccgatggggtccgattgtACCCCTAAAATGTcagtttttaagtttttttttgccTAGTCCAATGGGGTTCGACGGATCTGATTTGGGTCCGATAGggccaaaaaaaattgttttttagtttttatcggtgagatttttgttgtaaattataattgtgtttttttaaatgtatGTGACAGGTTCAACTGTTAATGCGTGTGTTACGTATAATGGTGTTTGGGAGCTTGATGGTAGAGATTGTGTTTATAAACGGGGTGAAAATTTGACAATTGACATTGATCCGAACCTAAGTTACTCAGGTTTGGTTGATGTCTTGTACGAAGAACTGGATGTTGAAAAAGCGAAGTATGACTTGAAATTGGAAGTAAATTACAAGTACAGGAAAGGCTATGAGTATCGCCCTGAAGTTATTCGAAATGATAAGCGTGCAAGGTACTTTTTATCTACACTTGCGAAGAAGCCAGATGAATTTATTCCTTTGTTTGTGACTTTGCTAAAGAAGAATGTTTGCGTCGATCCTAGTCCCGCACCAAGTTCTGTTAAGGATAATCGTAGCGaggttgggagttttgttccAGAAATAAATCCAGAGGTGTTTGTTGCGGATGTATTACCTGAATTACCGACCATGATGCCGAGTGCTGATATTGTAGCACAAATGCCCTTCATTGATGGTTTTTTTGATGGTCCAGACCCTGAATGTTATGTTGAGGGCAATGATGGCGTAAGAGACGACGAAGGTACAGAGGCCCCTGCTGCTGTACCTTTGAACTTGACTCCACTATCGTACCAAATACCACCGAGGCCACCGACACGGAAAAGAATGCCCCGTAGAGAAAATTGCCAAACACCTGGTACTAGTAGTAGTCGTCCAGGCGAAACCAGTCATGGAAGAGACACTACTGACAGTACAGGTCCTAATAATGGTAGAGAGACCACTGATATTAGTGGTCCTACTGATGCTCGAGGGACCAATGTGACTGGATGGAGcgatccattttcttcttcgacAAGTTACGGTAAATTCAAGGAGAAAATGTATACAAGAGAAGACATCGAGGATCATAGTAATTATACATCTACGGGTGGCACACCAGGGGGAGTTACATGTGGGAAAGTTTTTTAGAGACAAAGAGCATTTAAAGATGGTTGTTGGCCTGTATGCAATCAAGAAAGGGTTTGACTACTACGTTAGGAAGTCTGGTACTGATATTTGGTACGTCACATGTAAGGATACAGATTGTGGGTGGAGATTAAGAGCGACGAAGAACGTACTTTCTAACATGTTTGAGGTGAGTACATTTCATAATGTACATACATGTTCCCTTGATCTTCGAGGAAAAGATAACCGTCAAGCATCACCTTTGATAGTTGCCCATGTAATTAAGGATTAGTTCGCAACTGATGGCTCGGATCACTTGGCCTTTGATAtaagaaaaagtatgcacaaggaTTACGGGATCCAAATGAGTTATGAAAAGGCATGGAGGTGCAGAGAGAAGGCACTACACCTAGCTCGGGGTACACCTGAAGATTCGTAATCAAAATTACCTAGTTACTTGCACATGCTACAGTTGAAAAATCCAGGTACCATCACGGATTTTGTGGTAGAAGATGGTCGCTTCAAGTATTGTTTCTTCTCTCTGGGTCCTTGTATTCGGGGGTTTAGGTTTTGTCGACCTGCAGTATGCGTTGATGGGTCTTTCTTGAAGACTAGATATGGTGGGTAAATGTTGTGTGCAGTACCTTTGGATGCAGGGAGTCATATCTTTCCGATAGCTTTTTCTATAGTTGACAGTGAAAACCACAATTCGTGGacctattttatgagaaaattgaaagaaacgattggtgatgttgagaacttagcctttgtttcggataggcatcaaagcattgttcgtgctttggatatcgtgttccctgatgcacaccacggtgcatgctaccaccacattattatgaacgtcaaccacaagttcaagactgacgTCGTCACAAATCACATTTACACGTGTGCCTACACGTACTCAAGATCAGAGTTTCATAGAGAATTTGAGAGCATTCGGGCAATGAATGCTGCGGTTGCACAATATCTTGAGGAAATTGGATTTGAAAAGTGGGTCTGGTCGTACTTTCCAGGGGTACGTTACAATGTAATGATGAGCAACTGGACTGAGAGCTTCAACAACACaactaaggatgcaagaggCTTCCCGATCATTGCTGTTGTGGCATTCTCGAGGTCCAAAGTCCAAAAGTGGTTTGCTTCACGAAAAGAAAAAGCTGACAAGTGGACGAAACCcctagcaccagaaatggaggacttggcattgcattttgaaaaaggtCAGTTTTTGAACGTTGACTCATGCAGACCTTACACGTTGCAGGTTCACCCTGGAGGAACAGTTCTCACCGGTGGCATAGTGGACTTGCAGGAACAGAGTTGCACTTGCGGCTTGTTCCAGTGCATGAAGTTTCCTTGTCCTCATGCATGTGCTGCATCTCAGGAGCAAAGTATTAGCGTGTACACACTATGCTCGCCATATTACACAACAGAATATTGGAGGAGGACATACGAAGGAACAATTATGCCagttggtgacgaggatgattgggaatTGCCTGATGACATAAAGAACATGACAGTTGGAGTGCCTGTTGAGAAGCAACCAGTAGGGCGACCCAAGAAGCAAAAGGTTGGAAGAATTAAGAACAACCGAACTGCTTGTAATGGTGAAAGGATTATCGAATCACGAAACTGTAGCAAGTGCGGTGCCAAGGGGCACAACAGAAGCACTTGCACCTACCGAGGTTGaacataaatttttagtttatttgtatTGTGATGCGTtggaatattatgttatttatatttatggtgtaaaatatttttaatttgtggcatgaacatgtGTTGTACTGTTATGTAtttcttagaaaattatttCTAAACTTTGTTAAACATTTGAGCCAAAAATAAGTTCtactgataaaataaaataattttagtgaAAAGTAGTTTGTTCAAATTGAAAAGTGTAAAAGTAAACATTGttcaacaaatataaaaaattaaacatccaAAGTTCATGCCAAGTTCTGGTAGAATAAATCTACTGCCCATCTCTGGCGAAAGAGCGACATATGCTGATCATGTACTCCATCGAATGGTAGATCCAATAACTTATGCTCAATATGCTCTATGACGTACATTCCACAATCGCCGCTGCGATAGTAGGTAAACGCAAAATTTAATAAACCATAgagaatattataaaatttttatgttaattaataaacatactataaaaaaaatgcaTTTAAATTACCTCGATTTTGTCTGAGGTACAACTTTATTGTCCATTATATCTCAGTCGAATTTTCTTACCTAGATTTCGGAGGCTGTCATTTGAGGGACCATCACCATGTAATGAGTGTCACATACACCACACTGGTCCACCAATTTGGCTAGTAAAGGGCACCACACATCCATCAGCGAATTCAGTTCGTCTTTCGTTAGAGATCCAAGACTCGAATCAAAGACGAATAGCTTCCACAACTCAAGATTCACCTTCATAGCGATCCAATGTTTCGGTTTGTCCAAGAACATGGCCATGTATATGCACtccatgttggaaattattttaccaggatcttagatctactcacaagtatgttgattaataccctaaatatgaactttctaaaatgatgaaataaacacatataaagtttaggaaaccttacattgggtgcagcggaatataatgactccttccgttcagatatctagcccttgattcctttctgtagaagagcattatcaatatctgaacctggatctctttctctgaatctttggtgctgaaactccttcttgctgaaagtctttcttcacgatcttcctcactgtgattgaggtatcacttgctgtgtgtgggcactactctaacactaagaaatttcaaaattgaagagggaagaaagagaagaaggtggcggctaggtatagagagagaaggcccaggtttttctttgaaggaaaaagtagaaaatttagtgttaaatttcctgaagccttcactatctatttatagcattccactagggttaggtttgaattatttggcattaaaataatgaaaatatcagaggtaaaaccctacaaaagtggccagccatgcaatgtggatttgggcctcagtttttgcaattttgcaattttatcttttctgcatctgattttctcagaaacgccaattttctaattcaaccatttaaatgccaattctaactatttaataactataaataattattaaataatattgtcatttatcatatttattgattgaaccatacaaagtatcataattaacaaatatgcccctaaaactctttctttacaatttcgcccttacttagtgaaaaattcacaaatagacatagtctaaattgagaattataatggattaatcaaaaccaattatatgagtcttacaagcaatattatctcaactagtggggggaacatgggtctatataaccgagcttccaataagtagatcaagaatttataacctaaattcactgacttattaattcttcgttgaatccatgcatagaacttagaattgcactctcagtatatagaatgctctatatgttctaccatatagacacatcattagttatccattgttataatcctaatttgatcaatgatcctctatatgaatgatctacactgtaaagggattagattaccgttacaccctacaatgtatttaatccttaaaacacttaaccccgtataaatgatatttcagcttatgttaaatgagatctccaccatttattttcgtttggtgaagctcgaaggagatcatcctttacttactatttgccagataaaagctatagattccatgtttatgttagcgctcccactcaattgcactaccgtgttcccaaaatgtatgtatcaccctgacccaaaagtaggcttaactaacaaatcaaagaacacgaatagcctcttgagattgagcctaatcataacaggattaagatcatttgatctaggatgaactaggcgatattgacttgaatatatattacggtaagtttaataaatctaagttaaagttcaatatcagtcccttccgatgcatactccatgcatccaacctgagctttactttaaccaatgctctggaaagaacatagcatttctccaaatgcaagtaaactcttgttgtagattatcatatcattaAAAACctttgtttgataaatctaggaaactttattcacatagtcatgtttgctttctaatgtgttgacagcacaataaacaggatcaagtatgtgaaaagggtttcagatgaattcatacattatgtacatataatcatgaaataaatcatgtgaaccatgcaacattaaatgttatttctgatctatattaataagtaaatctgattatattgaaatgagttttatttagggcataaaacccaacactccaTACCCTTCCAAGAAGGAAAGAATTGGTTTGGATCCCCACGAAGGAGTTCCAAGATGGACTCATCCCAAACAAAGTGATCATGGTCAGTATTGCTCTTCCAAGCATCCCACCGACCCCTCAACGATGAGGAAAACCAAGATGGCATGACAGGACACTTACGTGGGTACAACTCTGGGAAGAAGTGTTGCCTCCTCCTCATCATATGGAAAGCATCATCCAAATGCTGCACAGCACATACAAATAAGTCAGCACAACCACATtacaacatttaaaaaaaacaaataacaacGGTAAATAGCAGTAAATAACAACATATAATACTTAGTTAATAAACTTACATCACCAAAAAGCCATTGTTTGTCCGTATTTAGCTTCGAGAACCAAGCCACGCCACATAGACCGGTGAAGACGTCCCTCGGATACTTGTTTCCGATGGTTCCCACTAACCAATTTCGAAAACTATGTAGTAGCTTCTCATCAACGGGCCGAAGTGGGTCAACATTCACATTGGCTATTGAtggcttcatcttcttcttcattttggTGTACTCGTCAAACCACCTTGGCCTTTTCTTCGGTCTCTTCTCCACCGTGTTGGAACGGTCTCTAAAACCTGTACCTCTGAATCTTGGGTATCTCCAATGGACGTGATCGACATGTTCTGAGGTGTCTAGAGTACATCTTCCACATCATTAGGTCTGTAATCATTCCGAAGAATGAACTCATCTCTTGGAGACACGGCGTCTGGCTGTGGCTCTGCCTCTGCGCTGGGCCTTCTCTGATCTCCCATAAGAGCCAATAGGGTCTTCAAGTAACCCATTATCTCATTCTGCCCTTTCAGAATATCAGTCTGGCCTTGCTTCTAAGCAAGCTGTTCCTTCTCAACACGCTCCAATCTTGCCAATATGGCAGAAGATATTGGTACCTGAGGTTGTGAGGTGCTGGGAATAGATGTTGACTGCGGCATAGATGCTGACTGCGGCATAGATGCAGAATCGGGCATTGAGGCAGACGGTGGAACAGAACGAGCCCCTGATGGTGGAGAATGTGGTGGTGTATCATCTCTGAAGATTCCAGCTTCCTCCGCTCGCTGTTCTAGCGTGTGTGCAAGCTTTGAAGCTTGGTTGCGCAAACTATCCTGAGTAGGCTGTCCATCATTGCCAATAACCGATTCCTCCATATCCACAAATAGAGGCGCCTCACCTCCAGTGACGTGGCTCAAAAACTTGGCCTCATTACTTCGCGGACATAAAACGGAGTACACTGTCAACTGCAAATTATAACAAATTGAttattaaacttaaattaaaataaaataaataaataaacgtaAGCAAATACAATGAATTAACAAACTCACTTTTTTTTGCAAATAATCTGATGACTTCCTCTTTCCCGAGTGGGGCATCCTTACTCTCCCAGTTCACCATTCGGGGAAAGCGATGCGATCTTCTGATTGCAAATTTCTCAGCAAGCTCGAGGATGGACTCATAAGCCCAATACTGCAATGCTACAACATATCCATAGGCCGAATACTTTGACTCCTTCTGAGTCGTTCCCTTCTCAATCTTCTTATCCATATGCTTTTTCTTTTGTACGAAGTCCTTACTCCAAGTATCTTTCAACAAGTTGAAAGAAATTTCCCCCACGGGTAATTGTAGAAAAAAGGGAGGTCCTCAACCATTCTAATGATAAATGGGGGAACCAGAGTCTTCTCTTCTTTCCCAGTCAGAACACCCATCACGAACAGCACCAAACCCAACTTGTAACAATCATCCTTCTCAGTGCAACTCTCAAAGACGTTGTGCAGACGACCAATGCTGATATATGGATCCCCATTAAAATATTCTACTATCAAACGGTCTGACGTCGCCCTCTCCTCAACCTCAGCCTCAGTCGGTCCACGTAACAAATTAAGCCCAGTCACTAAGGCAAACTCAGTTCGGCCGAATTGGCATCTCTTCTTTGCAATATAAAAATGCACCTCATcatctttatttgattttatCTTATGCATGAAGAGCTGATGGATAAGAGCACCCGAAAACGCTAATGgctctctctcaaaaaaaaattgttgaaagGGGATCCCTCCTTCACCCTTTCCAACAACTCCATTTCCACAAATTTGGCTTTTACTTTGGGGTAATACCAACTACCCCCTCGCCAAGTAACACGACCAGTGTAATGTTCAGACACTGGAAGTAAAAGTCGAGGAACTTTGGAAGACtgcagagaaaaaaaaaaacaaatacatgttaaaaaaatatataaaaaaattatgacacaaaatttataaatacatgttgcaaaaatataaacagaaaaaaaattaaaaacaaaattaagtgGGTGGGGGCATCGGCCCATGCATCGGGACCTATCGGACCCTATCGGGCTCATCGGACAACTCCAAAATGTAAacacaaaaaattttaaaatcaagtAAGCATCGGGCaccatcgggccctacatcgggcccatcgggccaATCAAAGGAGAAGTATGAAAAAACTTGAAGTAGGGGGCATCGGGCTGGGCATCGGGCCCCTATCAGGCCCATCGGCCTTGCTCCAACctttcaaaataaaaacaagcATCGGGCTGGGCATCGGGCCCCTATCGGGCCCATCGGGCTTGGCCAACCTTTTCAAAATAACAATAACCATCAGGCCCAGGCATCGGGCCCCTATCGGGCTTGGTCCGACTTTTCACAAAACCAAGCAACCATCGGCCCCTATCGGGCCTAGGCATCGGGCCCCTGTCGGGCCTTCATCTTCTGCGCCTAAATGACCTAACCATCCCGATGCATCGGGCTTGCATCGGGCCAACTGAAAAATTTCGAATCCTTCCCAAAATTCATCACAGATCTATTCTAACCCTAGATCTAATCAAATCACACCCTAAATCTATACACAAACAACattttaaacataattaataacataaaaaataaaaaatgaaagggGAATTACCTTGCTCGCGTGGTCTGGGTTCGGACCGTGGCGTGTTGGGTTCGGTCCGTGGGGTGGCGGGTTTCCTCCGTGGGGTGGCGACTTCCCTCCATGCGGTGGTGGATTCATCGTTTGAGTGGGTGGTGCGATTTGGTTTGGGGGAGCTTCGGTTGTGCGAGTGGGTTGAGAGAATAAgggacgaagagagagagagagagagagtgactTTTGAAATGAGGGGGGTAAAATTGGGTTTTATGAAAATATATCCCACTTTACAAATATTGTATAGTATGAGATTAGGGGTCCAATTTTAAGTAttattaagtatatatattcaaatttcctttttttttttaaatacatttAAAGCGAAatgtacaaaaactttcttaattttattatttcgtGGGGcccatataaaatataaattatttataataacgTCCCCTTAATTTACATTAGTGTACTTTTACTGTTGCATAAGGTGTGTTCCATCCTCATTTTTTTTTGGGAACTTTCATCAACCGACGCCATTGATATGaccacataattaattatatctatatatatatatagtatagtaATACatacaaatttatatatatatagactagATAGTACGTGGCAAGTCaggtatgttaattttattttagtttttaatttttttaatatcataatttaaaaaattaataatattcaatgtagtaatcattgaaatttaaaaagtataatattaatttaaataaaaataaaaattattattatactttctaatagtaattaaaaaaatattattatttgtccTAAATTTGTCTtcagaattaattaaaatgctTATGtggttaaaataatatttaaaattcgattaattctaaatatcaaaatttgaaaataatttttaataaaaaaaataaacaatatgaacaaatttattattaattgcaacacTTTAGGTGTACTAATTAAatttaggtttaactaactGCTGATCCTTTACGTGCCAACATCTAGtaatttgctatttttttatttaaaaaaagtcacccaataatttttcataaaccaaaaattctgttatataaccatattttatatagaataaatatatacactaaCAAATGAAGATAGTAAAAATAActtggtttttttattttttaaatttggatAATACACGTGACAACTGACAAGAGATGTGttgctttttgtttttttaattaacatGTAGAATATAATATAAAACCATTTTATAATTTAGTACGTATTTCTTAAGCGAAAAAATTTAGTACGCATTTGGCGTGACCTAATAACATTATGAACTTTAAGTATAGGATATAGTTACCATTCATTAaagtatgtatgtatatatatattatattatatttttatacacATATCTTCAAGGGTGGGATATGGAGAGCTTtcctcttttatatatataaagcatacatatattttgacaagacaagctttgtttagggTGTAACGTACGAtcattcatatttatatatgtcatGAGATCTTTATAATTAAGTTTTAGGATGGACATACCTTTTTTTACGTATAAAAAGACGGGTGTAAATACATGAGGGTGGTACTAGGTTGATTCATATTTTTTAGGCTTTTTAAGAGGGATTGtttcacaaaaatataaaaataacaaaaaactacaaaataccgtttcacagaattttaaatatttttacgattttttttaattttatttactaaaaatacagtttttttttaatgttgtaatcttgttaatttgttgtgattttttgttatctgtcggttattttttgttgttattttcaagttacttttatgtagttttcttgttgattttatgttattttcgtgttatattttggaaaaccgtataaatgtaaaaaaacattctttgaacgtaaaaatgtaaatattttataaaaaaaatagtggcttatgtaattattcctttttAAAATACGGATCGTATTGTACTGGACcataaaaaaatagagaaatttcCATGGTATGCTatcttttgccatttttttacaaaaatactgccaagcggtattttttttacttttttactgtattttttttataagtttcatgcTGCAGtatattgtgttaagtttttactgttattctactggtgtttctttagttgttctactgctgttttgagttgttttgttttgtgttttactgctgtttcataaaaacacagtatttttgaaaatatttccgtgtgacagtatttttgtaaaagttaatctaaattctaatatttttataagtttctcAAAAAATATAAGTCATATCGTATTGTGTCATAAAAAATATGTGTTGTGTCATGTGTTATCCGCATTTCCCGTAAGGGACACGTAAAATTCAAGTCAACATCAAATGCCTACCAATGAGTCCCCAAGAAAGATAATTTAAACCAAATCAAAATTATATAAGCCCTTTATTTCACCTCCGTGATTGAATAACCactataacaaataaaaatctTACTATAATATTTTTTGAAGCATTAAAGAAAACCCCATTATTAAAAGTAACGAtactttttataatatattctatgatttatactaaaatactattaaaaatatttttataataattgtgtagtattattttaatactttaatatatttaaacaagCATTATCTTTATTAGTTtccataatatatttttttttttgacttataataaaagtattattgaatataatataataatacatTTTGTGTATTACTTGGTCActacttaaaatataattattattttaattttcataatacATTTTTACacttatattaatattataaaatatttaataataatacatttttttttattatttatcattCTCCCAAacctaaaatataattaaaaaaatttcaatttccataatatttttttctcttcataacaaaattaattagaaagattagttaattttatttcataaaatCTATTTTGTGATTGAAAATATctagcaaaaaagaaaaaaatattcataataTGAAATACAAAATATTTCTATCAAACATAATCTCAAGCACAAACTAAATTGGCCTTGTAAATGTATTATAAATCTCATTATACCAATTTATCAATATTGTTCAGTCTTGAAGTCTTAACACATTGAAGCTTCAGATGAGGTTAAACAAGTTCCCAAATCTTTTCCTTTTGAATCTGCAATTTTCGTGAGAGCAAAAGGTGTAAGAAATGATTATAAACAATAAGAAACACGTTCACTATAGATATTTGTCCCGCAACAAAAAGAGTATACTAAATGAAAGTGTAACTCCCACAATCAACTAGTCTTTCAACTTGCTCTTCCCTCTCTAAGAAGACAAGtcttctcattttatttttcgaaagtCCCAATTTGAAGAGCAGCTTGAGACAATCACAACCCACAAGCTCCTCATTGACTTTGTGGCCATCTTACCCATATGTTTTTAGGAGTACATAATTTAGCATATTATTCTCAAACATAGAATAAAATGGGTAAGCCTAAGGTGCTcatcaatatataatatattatatatgtgtacTTTCAAAGTTGCTACTCAAAAGAAATATTCtaagatactgatggagtaaaTAAAACAGTAGATAAGAaatttaaatgacaaaatagaaacTAAGGCAAGGGATCAAGTATACGCTCCACCCTACTCTAACAAATAAGAGATATGTATCACATCAGCTTcacattaaataatatattcatTTTCTATACTGATGGAGAAAACAGATCAGTATTGTGTAAATAAAAtctttagaacaaaatttaaattcCAACTTAACTGATTGTGTATATAAAAtctttagaacaaaatttatattacaactaaattatcattttagatgctTCCACATCAAAAGTGAAGGAATAGCTAGCTGCACAAAAATGCCCAAAACAGTAAGTAAAAACATGGTACAAAATTCAACTTCAGaattaacaaaaaataagattaatttatttaggcAAGTAAGTCACCAACATTAGACAGAAGGAAGAAAGGACATAAGCATTACAAGCAATAGGTAATCTCCAACTAAAAGTT from Cannabis sativa cultivar Pink pepper isolate KNU-18-1 chromosome 2, ASM2916894v1, whole genome shotgun sequence encodes:
- the LOC115720256 gene encoding uncharacterized protein LOC115720256; the encoded protein is MNAAVAQYLEEIGFEKWVWSYFPGVRYNVMMSNWTESFNNTTKDARGFPIIAVVAFSRSKVQKWFASRKEKADKWTKPLAPEMEDLALHFEKGQFLNVDSCRPYTLQVHPGGTVLTGGIVDLQEQSCTCGLFQCMKFPCPHACAASQEQSISVYTLCSPYYTTEYWRRTYEGTIMPVGDEDDWELPDDIKNMTVGVPVEKQPVGRPKKQKVGRIKNNRTACNGERIIESRNCSKCGAKGHNRSTCTYRG